A region from the Deltaproteobacteria bacterium genome encodes:
- a CDS encoding CdaR family protein — protein sequence MREIFLKEFFFKNKMLKIMALAFAIAMWFLVEGEKRTEVVFLIPLEFGNLSKDMVIIGEPIREIEVRILASKKVMSKLSPAQLSASIDLSTAKQGVNNIRVVQRDIKTPKGAEIIKVNPSSIPIHLETVANKLVPVRVRLSGSPAGGFNVKDISIEPDSVVLFGTQSELKDINEIYTEQMDITGIKADKTTMLHIQLADTELKKAEPDVVKVKVSVVRMWKRK from the coding sequence ATGAGAGAGATCTTTTTGAAAGAGTTTTTCTTTAAAAATAAGATGTTAAAAATAATGGCCCTTGCATTTGCAATTGCCATGTGGTTTCTGGTAGAAGGCGAGAAAAGGACGGAGGTGGTTTTTTTGATTCCCCTTGAGTTCGGGAACCTCTCTAAAGATATGGTGATAATCGGCGAGCCTATAAGAGAGATAGAGGTAAGGATTCTTGCTTCAAAAAAGGTTATGTCAAAACTTTCTCCGGCGCAGCTATCTGCATCTATTGATCTTTCTACGGCTAAACAAGGTGTTAATAATATCAGAGTTGTCCAAAGGGATATAAAGACCCCAAAAGGCGCAGAGATTATAAAGGTGAATCCATCATCAATACCGATCCATCTGGAAACCGTTGCAAACAAACTTGTCCCGGTAAGGGTAAGGCTGTCTGGAAGCCCAGCAGGCGGTTTTAATGTAAAAGATATTTCTATTGAGCCTGATTCGGTTGTGTTATTCGGGACACAGTCGGAGTTAAAAGATATAAATGAAATATATACTGAGCAAATGGATATAACCGGAATAAAGGCAGACAAAACCACTATGCTGCATATCCAGCTTGCTGATACAGAATTAAAAAAGGCGGAACCTGATGTTGTAAAGGTAAAGGTGTCGGTAGTAAGAATGTGGAAAAGGAAATGA